From Luteolibacter arcticus, one genomic window encodes:
- the leuC gene encoding 3-isopropylmalate dehydratase large subunit, whose amino-acid sequence MGKSLYQKVWESHSIGTLADGRTQLFIGTHLIHEVTSPQAFGMLRDLGLTVKYPQRTFATVDHIVPTENQDQPVDPLAAEMMAALRSNCDDFGVTYFDLKSGKQGIVHVVGPEQGITQPGTTIACGDSHTATHGAFGAIAFGIGTTQVRDVLATQTLAMEPLKVRRIEVTGKLRPGVYAKDVTLHIIRLLGAKGGIGYAYEYAGNVFDDMSMEERMTVCNMAIEGGARCGYVNPDAKTVAYLSDRPYVDMADFDATAARWLSFASDADAVYDDIVKIDAASIEPTVTWGISPDQGIAISENIPDPAKAATPQEKASIDEALAYMKLPAGTPIKGVKIDVAFIGSCTNGRLSDFREVAKYISGHQVAPGVTAIVVPGSQIVAHLCEQEGIDKVFTAAGFEWRKAGCSMCLAMNPDKLVGDQLCASSSNRNFKGRQGSPTGRTVLMSPVMVAAAAITGSIADARELFSLEPAAAVA is encoded by the coding sequence ATGGGCAAGAGCCTCTACCAAAAAGTGTGGGAAAGCCACAGCATCGGCACTCTGGCCGATGGACGCACGCAGCTTTTCATCGGCACCCACCTCATCCATGAGGTGACCTCGCCGCAAGCCTTCGGGATGCTCCGCGATCTCGGACTCACGGTGAAATACCCGCAGCGCACCTTCGCCACCGTCGACCACATCGTCCCGACGGAAAACCAGGACCAGCCGGTCGATCCGCTCGCCGCGGAGATGATGGCCGCCCTGCGCTCGAACTGCGATGACTTCGGCGTCACCTACTTCGACCTCAAGTCCGGCAAGCAGGGCATCGTCCACGTCGTCGGCCCCGAGCAAGGCATCACCCAGCCCGGCACCACCATTGCCTGCGGCGACTCGCACACCGCCACCCACGGCGCGTTCGGCGCGATCGCCTTTGGCATCGGCACCACCCAGGTCCGCGACGTCCTCGCGACCCAGACGCTGGCCATGGAGCCGCTGAAGGTCCGCCGCATCGAGGTCACCGGCAAGCTCCGTCCCGGCGTCTATGCCAAGGACGTGACCCTTCACATCATCCGCCTGCTCGGTGCCAAGGGCGGCATCGGCTACGCCTACGAATACGCCGGCAATGTCTTCGACGACATGTCGATGGAAGAGCGCATGACCGTCTGCAACATGGCGATCGAAGGCGGCGCCCGCTGCGGCTACGTCAATCCCGACGCCAAGACCGTCGCCTACCTGAGCGACCGCCCGTACGTCGATATGGCCGACTTCGACGCCACCGCCGCGCGCTGGCTGTCCTTCGCCTCCGACGCCGACGCCGTTTACGACGACATCGTCAAGATCGACGCCGCCAGCATCGAGCCGACCGTCACCTGGGGCATCTCCCCGGACCAAGGCATCGCGATTTCCGAGAACATCCCGGATCCCGCCAAGGCCGCCACGCCGCAGGAAAAGGCCAGCATCGACGAGGCGCTCGCCTACATGAAGCTGCCCGCCGGCACCCCGATCAAGGGCGTGAAGATCGACGTCGCCTTCATCGGTTCCTGCACCAACGGCCGCCTTTCCGACTTCCGCGAGGTTGCCAAATACATCTCCGGCCACCAGGTCGCGCCCGGCGTGACCGCCATCGTCGTCCCCGGCTCCCAGATCGTCGCCCACCTATGCGAGCAGGAAGGCATCGACAAGGTCTTCACCGCAGCCGGCTTCGAGTGGCGCAAGGCAGGCTGCTCGATGTGCCTGGCCATGAACCCCGACAAGCTCGTCGGCGACCAACTCTGCGCGTCCTCCTCGAACCGCAACTTCAAGGGCCGCCAAGGCTCGCCCACCGGCCGCACCGTCCTGATGTCGCCCGTCATGGTCGCCGCCGCCGCCATCACCGGCAGCATCGCCGACGCCCGCGAACTCTTCTCACTCGAGCCCGCCGCCGCCGTCGCCTGA
- a CDS encoding N-acetylmuramoyl-L-alanine amidase family protein yields the protein MRKLYRLLLPVLALCLASLPAQARFFRTVVIDPGHGGHDKGGQWGLVYEKHLALDTSTRLEAELKKRGFRTVMTRRSDYFISLPERVRIASRYSDAIFVSVHYNYTWKQQVSGLETFYHSGQSQPLASYVHNGMMGKVRCVNRGVKFARFYVIRNTTCPSILVECGFVSNAGERSRMKSAWFRQALAEGMAEGIVRFRRAG from the coding sequence ATGAGAAAGCTTTACCGACTGCTGCTACCCGTGCTCGCGCTCTGCCTGGCGAGCCTGCCGGCCCAGGCACGTTTCTTCCGCACCGTGGTGATCGATCCCGGTCACGGCGGTCATGACAAGGGCGGCCAGTGGGGCCTGGTGTATGAAAAACACCTCGCCCTCGACACTTCCACCCGCCTTGAGGCCGAACTCAAGAAGCGCGGTTTTCGCACGGTGATGACCCGCCGCAGCGACTACTTCATCTCGCTGCCGGAGCGGGTGCGCATCGCCAGCCGCTACTCCGACGCGATCTTCGTCAGCGTCCACTACAACTACACCTGGAAGCAGCAAGTGTCCGGTCTGGAGACTTTTTACCACTCTGGCCAGAGCCAGCCGCTCGCCTCCTACGTCCACAACGGCATGATGGGCAAGGTCCGGTGCGTGAATCGCGGCGTGAAATTCGCCCGCTTCTACGTGATCCGGAACACCACCTGCCCGTCGATCCTCGTCGAGTGCGGCTTCGTCAGCAATGCCGGCGAACGCTCCCGGATGAAATCAGCCTGGTTCCGCCAAGCGCTGGCCGAAGGCATGGCCGAGGGCATCGTGCGCTTCCGCCGGGCGGGTTGA
- a CDS encoding ABC transporter permease, whose product MNFFLRLRALILKELQSIFGNPSSRALLIMPVILQTLLFPNAATLEVKNASLAIYNRDTGAASNELVQRFVQSDAFTEILPIHDQKAMEAAIESRSAMLAVSIPEDFSRRLAAGETAPIQVLMDGRRSNGAQIAFGYLQGITEIFLKDRLAAKGRAMPSETVTRYWFNANLDYKNFMLPNLVAVITTIGALILTALSVAREREQGTFDQLLVSPLTPEMIMIGKAVPAMIVAFFQATLILCAAVFIYHVPFQGSLLLLYVGMFFYALSLVGVGLLISSICNTQQQAFLGAFSFMMPAMMLSGFASPVENMPHWLQMATIPNPVRHFVEIVKGVFLKDASPERVFSLILPLVAIGFCTLGAASIMFRRKTS is encoded by the coding sequence ATGAACTTCTTCCTCCGCCTCCGCGCGCTCATCCTCAAGGAGCTGCAGTCGATCTTCGGCAATCCGTCGAGCCGCGCGCTGCTGATCATGCCGGTGATCCTGCAGACCCTGCTCTTTCCAAATGCCGCGACCCTGGAAGTGAAGAACGCCTCGCTGGCGATCTACAACCGCGACACCGGCGCGGCATCGAACGAGCTGGTGCAGCGCTTCGTCCAATCCGACGCCTTCACTGAGATCCTGCCGATCCACGATCAAAAGGCCATGGAGGCCGCCATCGAATCCCGCTCGGCGATGCTCGCGGTCAGCATTCCCGAGGACTTCTCCCGGCGCCTCGCCGCAGGCGAAACCGCGCCGATCCAAGTGCTGATGGACGGTCGCCGCTCGAATGGCGCGCAGATCGCCTTCGGCTACCTGCAAGGTATCACCGAGATCTTCCTCAAGGACCGCTTGGCGGCGAAGGGCCGGGCGATGCCGTCGGAAACCGTCACGCGCTACTGGTTCAATGCGAACTTGGACTACAAGAACTTCATGCTGCCGAACCTGGTGGCGGTGATCACCACCATCGGAGCGCTCATCCTGACCGCGCTCTCGGTGGCGCGGGAACGCGAGCAAGGCACCTTCGACCAGTTGCTGGTCTCGCCGCTGACCCCGGAGATGATCATGATCGGCAAGGCGGTCCCGGCGATGATCGTGGCGTTCTTCCAAGCGACGCTGATCCTGTGCGCGGCGGTCTTTATCTACCACGTCCCCTTCCAAGGGAGCCTGCTGCTGCTCTACGTGGGGATGTTCTTCTACGCGCTCTCGCTGGTCGGCGTGGGGCTGCTGATCTCCTCGATCTGCAATACCCAGCAGCAGGCCTTCCTTGGCGCGTTCTCCTTCATGATGCCGGCGATGATGCTCTCGGGCTTCGCCTCGCCGGTGGAGAACATGCCGCACTGGCTGCAGATGGCCACCATTCCGAATCCGGTCCGGCACTTCGTCGAGATCGTGAAGGGGGTGTTCCTGAAGGACGCCTCCCCGGAGCGGGTCTTCTCGCTGATCCTGCCGCTGGTGGCGATCGGCTTTTGCACCTTGGGAGCCGCCTCGATCATGTTCCGGCGGAAGACCTCGTGA
- a CDS encoding ATP-binding cassette domain-containing protein, translating to MSEVVVNFHELTKTFKGMASPALDAVSGEIRNGLITGLAGPDGAGKTTLLRLIAGLLEPASGTVATLGRDPIKDAAAIRGEVGYMPQKFGLYEDLTVMENLVLHADLRHVTGAEREESFERLLTFTDLKRFTGRFAGKLSGGMKQKLGLACALLGKPKLLLLDEPGVGVDPISRRELWGMVEDLVGQGIAVVWSTAYLDEAELCGTTIVLNEGKLLFAGTPAEISAPLEGRCFQLREPGPRKRQLLTRALSRPEVNDGTIQGHSLRLILKKDSQPFEPSEIGADASAEWAPVKPRFEDAFIDLLGGGPPGESVLAKATKEIPNDGKTVIEAEHLTKQFGDFKATDDVTFQVKRGEIYGLLGPNGAGKSTTFKMMCGLLTPTAGTATVVGLDLRRSASEARQRLGYMAQKFSLYGHLTVSQNLSFFAGIYGVSGKRQRERIAEMAEIFHLDPFLNAKTDSLSLGYKQRLALACSVMHEPDILFLDEPTSGVDPVTRREFWTHINGLVDRGVTVMVTTHFMDEAEYCDRIGLVFRGKLIANGTPDELKESIATTENPDPTMEDAFIELVTGKEEAAA from the coding sequence ATGTCAGAGGTCGTCGTCAACTTCCACGAGCTGACCAAGACCTTCAAGGGCATGGCCAGCCCGGCGCTCGATGCCGTATCGGGAGAAATCCGCAATGGCCTGATCACCGGCCTCGCGGGTCCGGACGGCGCGGGCAAGACAACGCTGCTCAGATTGATCGCTGGCTTGTTAGAGCCGGCCTCCGGGACCGTCGCCACGCTCGGCCGCGACCCGATCAAGGACGCCGCTGCGATCCGTGGCGAGGTCGGCTACATGCCGCAGAAATTCGGCCTCTATGAAGACCTCACCGTGATGGAGAATCTGGTGCTGCACGCGGACCTGCGGCACGTGACCGGGGCAGAGCGCGAGGAATCGTTCGAGCGCCTGCTGACCTTCACCGACCTCAAGCGCTTCACCGGCCGCTTCGCCGGAAAGCTCTCCGGTGGCATGAAGCAAAAGCTCGGGCTGGCCTGCGCGCTGTTGGGAAAGCCGAAGCTGCTGCTGCTCGATGAACCGGGCGTGGGCGTCGATCCGATTTCCCGCCGCGAGCTGTGGGGCATGGTCGAGGACTTGGTGGGCCAAGGCATCGCCGTCGTCTGGAGCACTGCCTACCTCGATGAAGCCGAGCTGTGCGGCACCACGATCGTGCTCAACGAAGGCAAGCTGCTCTTCGCCGGCACCCCGGCGGAAATCTCCGCACCGCTCGAAGGCCGCTGCTTCCAACTGCGCGAGCCCGGTCCGCGCAAGCGCCAGCTCCTCACCCGCGCGCTGTCGCGGCCGGAGGTGAACGACGGCACCATCCAAGGCCACAGCCTGCGGCTCATCTTGAAGAAGGACAGCCAGCCCTTCGAGCCGTCGGAGATCGGCGCGGATGCCAGCGCCGAGTGGGCACCGGTGAAGCCGCGCTTCGAGGACGCCTTCATTGATCTGTTAGGCGGTGGTCCACCCGGTGAATCGGTATTGGCCAAGGCCACGAAGGAAATCCCGAACGACGGCAAAACGGTCATCGAGGCGGAACACCTGACCAAGCAGTTCGGCGACTTCAAGGCGACCGACGACGTCACCTTCCAAGTGAAGCGCGGTGAAATCTACGGCCTGCTCGGCCCCAACGGCGCGGGGAAATCGACGACCTTCAAGATGATGTGCGGCCTGCTCACGCCGACCGCCGGCACGGCGACGGTGGTCGGCCTTGACCTGCGGCGTAGCGCCAGCGAGGCCCGCCAGCGACTCGGCTACATGGCGCAGAAGTTCTCGCTCTATGGCCATCTCACGGTCAGCCAGAACCTCTCGTTCTTCGCCGGCATCTACGGCGTCTCGGGGAAGCGGCAGCGCGAGCGCATCGCCGAGATGGCGGAGATCTTCCACCTCGATCCTTTTCTCAACGCCAAGACCGACTCGCTTTCGCTCGGCTACAAGCAGCGGCTCGCGCTTGCCTGCTCGGTGATGCATGAGCCCGACATCCTGTTCCTCGACGAGCCGACCTCGGGCGTCGATCCGGTCACGCGCCGTGAATTCTGGACGCACATCAATGGCCTCGTTGATCGCGGCGTGACCGTGATGGTGACCACCCACTTCATGGATGAGGCGGAGTACTGCGACCGCATCGGGCTGGTCTTCCGCGGCAAGCTTATCGCCAACGGCACGCCGGACGAATTGAAGGAAAGCATCGCCACGACGGAGAATCCCGACCCTACGATGGAGGACGCCTTCATCGAACTGGTCACCGGAAAGGAGGAAGCAGCGGCATGA
- the leuD gene encoding 3-isopropylmalate dehydratase small subunit, translating to MALEKVTTVSGRAVFIPGADIDTDRIIPARFMKCVTFDGLGEFAFYDVRFDPGTGEKTEHPLNDERFKAATILIAGVNFGCGSSREHAPQSLAKYGFKAVIAESFAEIFFGNSTGLAMPCVMLTAGEIDQLRQAVEADPAVEITIDLVNKRVRSSTGLDFGLNMPESARDALVAGRWDPIQELLDRESDIAKKAKELHYV from the coding sequence ATGGCCCTCGAAAAAGTCACCACCGTCTCCGGCCGCGCCGTCTTCATCCCCGGCGCCGACATCGATACCGACCGCATCATCCCGGCCCGGTTCATGAAATGCGTCACCTTTGACGGCCTCGGCGAGTTCGCCTTCTACGACGTCCGCTTCGACCCGGGCACCGGCGAGAAGACCGAGCACCCGCTCAATGACGAACGCTTCAAGGCCGCGACCATCCTGATCGCCGGCGTCAATTTCGGCTGCGGCTCCTCCCGTGAGCACGCCCCGCAATCGCTCGCCAAGTACGGCTTCAAGGCGGTCATCGCCGAGTCCTTCGCCGAGATCTTCTTCGGCAACTCGACCGGCCTCGCCATGCCCTGCGTCATGCTCACCGCTGGGGAAATCGACCAGCTCCGCCAAGCCGTCGAAGCCGATCCCGCCGTGGAAATCACCATCGACCTGGTGAACAAGCGCGTCCGCTCCTCCACCGGCCTCGACTTCGGCCTCAACATGCCCGAGTCCGCCCGCGACGCCCTCGTCGCCGGCCGCTGGGATCCCATCCAAGAGCTCCTCGACCGCGAAAGCGACATCGCCAAGAAGGCGAAGGAGCTGCACTACGTGTGA
- a CDS encoding CerR family C-terminal domain-containing protein codes for MQRELFPTSPNKGEQARRKLLLAALKKIGDKGYENASVRDIADEAGQNVAAIAYYFGNKEKLYAAVLEGVGGYLGSVFGTIAEETRAKLQSGSLDPAEAVEVLKLMLRTLLGEQLGDGEFQKIRLVMIREQSSPSESFDLLYNKTLKPLHQLFTTVLGVATGEDPESPATILRAHALFGQVLAFVVARTTILRRLGVKELTSDHLATIATILDEHLGLICPGLKGAMP; via the coding sequence GTGCAGCGGGAATTGTTTCCGACGAGTCCGAACAAAGGCGAGCAAGCGCGGCGCAAGCTGTTGCTGGCGGCGCTGAAGAAGATCGGCGACAAGGGCTATGAGAATGCCTCGGTCCGCGACATCGCGGATGAGGCGGGCCAGAACGTGGCCGCGATCGCCTACTACTTCGGCAACAAGGAGAAGCTCTACGCCGCGGTGCTGGAAGGCGTCGGCGGTTATCTCGGCAGCGTTTTCGGAACCATCGCGGAAGAGACCCGTGCGAAGTTGCAAAGCGGCTCGCTCGATCCGGCGGAAGCGGTGGAAGTGCTGAAGCTCATGCTTCGCACCCTGCTCGGTGAGCAACTGGGCGACGGCGAATTCCAGAAAATCCGGCTGGTCATGATCCGAGAGCAATCCTCGCCGAGCGAGAGCTTCGACCTGCTCTACAACAAGACGCTCAAGCCGCTCCACCAACTCTTCACCACGGTGCTCGGCGTCGCGACTGGCGAGGATCCCGAGTCACCCGCGACGATCCTTCGCGCGCACGCCCTCTTCGGCCAGGTGCTGGCCTTCGTGGTGGCGCGCACCACCATCCTGCGCCGGCTCGGCGTGAAAGAACTTACCAGCGACCACCTCGCGACCATCGCGACGATTCTCGATGAACACCTCGGACTCATTTGCCCCGGCTTGAAAGGAGCCATGCCATGA
- a CDS encoding ABC transporter permease → MKHLSFRRLRALCWKETLQIFRDPSSNLIAFVLPLLLIFVFGFGINLDTPVLHVGLLKEGTGKDADGLAAALQGTPSMIVRRFESRDAMERAMVDSEIRGFMIIPSDFSRRMNQPGETAPVQVVADGSEPNTAQFVSNYFEAIWQHWLLQRSEDRGEDMEREVVLEPRYWYNPSAKSRNFLIPGSITVIMTVIGALLTSLVVAREWERGTMEALLASPVTRAELLLSKILPYYALGMISLVICVAAARWLMDVPFRGSLLALFIVGSFFLFSVLGIGLAISTATRNQFNAAQAALNAAFLPAMMLSGFIYEISSMPIFLRGVTHLIPARYFVSAIQTIFQVGTPWKVLLPDIGMLILSSVFFLGLTAKLTRRRME, encoded by the coding sequence ATGAAACACCTCTCATTCCGCCGGCTGCGCGCGCTCTGTTGGAAGGAGACGCTGCAGATCTTCCGCGACCCTAGCAGCAACCTGATCGCCTTCGTGCTGCCGCTGCTGCTGATCTTCGTCTTCGGCTTCGGCATCAATCTCGACACGCCGGTCCTCCACGTCGGCCTGCTCAAGGAAGGCACCGGCAAGGACGCGGACGGCCTGGCGGCGGCGCTGCAAGGAACGCCATCGATGATCGTCCGCCGCTTCGAATCGCGCGACGCGATGGAGCGGGCGATGGTCGACTCCGAGATCCGCGGCTTTATGATCATCCCGTCGGACTTTTCGCGGCGGATGAATCAGCCGGGCGAGACCGCACCCGTGCAGGTGGTGGCCGATGGCTCGGAGCCGAATACGGCCCAATTCGTCAGCAACTACTTCGAGGCCATCTGGCAGCACTGGCTGCTCCAGCGCTCGGAAGACCGCGGGGAGGACATGGAGCGGGAGGTCGTGCTGGAGCCGCGGTATTGGTACAATCCCTCCGCGAAGAGCCGCAATTTCCTGATCCCTGGCTCGATCACGGTGATCATGACCGTCATCGGCGCGCTGCTCACCTCGCTGGTAGTGGCGCGGGAATGGGAGCGCGGCACGATGGAGGCGCTGCTCGCCTCGCCGGTCACGCGGGCGGAGCTGCTGCTTAGTAAAATCCTGCCCTACTACGCGCTTGGCATGATCTCGCTGGTCATATGCGTGGCCGCGGCGCGCTGGCTGATGGACGTTCCCTTCCGCGGCTCGCTGCTCGCCCTCTTCATCGTGGGCAGCTTCTTCCTGTTCAGCGTGCTGGGCATCGGCCTGGCGATCTCGACGGCCACGCGCAACCAGTTCAATGCGGCCCAGGCGGCGCTCAATGCCGCCTTCCTGCCGGCGATGATGTTGTCCGGCTTCATCTACGAGATCTCCAGCATGCCGATCTTCCTGCGCGGCGTGACCCACTTGATCCCGGCGCGCTATTTCGTCTCCGCCATCCAGACGATCTTCCAGGTCGGCACGCCGTGGAAGGTGCTGCTGCCGGACATCGGGATGCTGATCCTCTCCTCCGTCTTTTTCCTCGGCCTCACCGCCAAGCTGACCCGGCGGCGCATGGAATGA
- a CDS encoding efflux RND transporter periplasmic adaptor subunit, with amino-acid sequence MKKAIPLILILAVLAGVGWYFYGKYQSTHQPLVLQGNVDIRGVDLGFRVSGRIAEVLKDEGDAVKTGELLARIDKEPYENELAQAKAAEAQARAALSQAKATLTQAKADADLKRAGYRTEEIAQARASRAQAAVTMDNAQRAYERQSELVKSKGVSRQNFENAEAAFHEAEQRLKVTEANLRQLESGFRTEEVAAAEAAVGAGEAGVGAAEAAVAQAEAAVKTAAIRLADTELKSPSDGIVITRALEPGAIVQAGPTVLSLSLENPVWVRAYVHEPDLGKFPPGTKVSLVTDGQPDHAFHGKVGFVSPRAEFTPKTVETKEIRTSLVYRLRVIVDDSDGSLRQGMPVTVSLDAHPAE; translated from the coding sequence ATGAAAAAAGCGATTCCACTGATCCTTATCCTCGCCGTCCTCGCCGGCGTCGGCTGGTACTTCTACGGGAAGTATCAGAGCACCCACCAGCCGCTAGTGCTCCAAGGCAATGTCGATATCCGCGGCGTGGACCTCGGCTTCCGCGTCTCCGGCCGGATCGCCGAGGTGCTGAAGGACGAGGGCGATGCCGTCAAAACCGGCGAGTTGCTGGCTCGGATCGACAAGGAACCCTACGAGAACGAACTCGCCCAAGCCAAGGCCGCCGAAGCCCAGGCACGGGCCGCACTCTCACAAGCCAAGGCCACCCTCACCCAGGCCAAGGCGGACGCGGACCTGAAGCGCGCCGGCTATCGCACCGAGGAAATCGCGCAGGCACGGGCCAGCCGGGCGCAAGCCGCAGTCACGATGGACAATGCCCAGCGAGCCTATGAGCGGCAGTCGGAGCTGGTGAAATCGAAAGGCGTCTCGCGGCAGAACTTCGAAAACGCCGAGGCCGCTTTCCACGAGGCCGAACAACGGCTGAAGGTCACCGAAGCCAACCTGCGCCAGCTTGAAAGCGGCTTCCGCACCGAAGAAGTCGCCGCCGCCGAGGCTGCGGTCGGTGCCGGCGAAGCCGGCGTCGGCGCGGCCGAGGCCGCCGTCGCGCAGGCCGAGGCCGCGGTGAAAACCGCCGCGATCCGCCTCGCCGATACGGAGCTGAAAAGTCCCTCGGACGGCATCGTGATCACCCGCGCCCTCGAGCCCGGAGCGATCGTCCAGGCCGGGCCGACCGTGCTTTCGCTGTCGCTGGAGAATCCGGTGTGGGTACGGGCCTACGTTCATGAGCCCGACCTCGGCAAATTCCCGCCGGGCACCAAGGTCAGCCTGGTCACCGATGGCCAGCCGGACCACGCCTTCCACGGCAAGGTCGGCTTTGTTTCGCCGCGCGCGGAATTCACGCCGAAGACCGTCGAGACCAAGGAAATCCGCACCTCGCTGGTCTATCGCCTGCGAGTGATCGTGGATGACTCGGACGGCTCGCTGCGCCAGGGCATGCCCGTCACCGTTTCGCTGGACGCACACCCCGCGGAGTGA